A genomic segment from Tuwongella immobilis encodes:
- a CDS encoding TlpA family protein disulfide reductase, which translates to MQLTMTSIGLAVLLLLAPLTTEIRAQAPTSGQPRQAVEVRFTMGDQFDTQHDLGAYRGDVVVMIYGDRASSDANKTLGELLHVQFHPQAKGLPPAQAQKAPPAPLPGLAPEQRSPNVHVLPVAVIGKVPNVVKGVIRSQFKRGASEVPVWLDFEDRMKTTFGMTSEVPNVVILDSQGRLRYRLAGEVNQQHYQRLTQVIDQLRKEAAGVAQ; encoded by the coding sequence ATGCAATTGACCATGACCAGCATCGGCTTGGCCGTGCTGCTGTTGCTTGCCCCGCTGACGACCGAGATTCGGGCACAAGCCCCAACTTCGGGACAACCCCGTCAGGCCGTCGAAGTTCGCTTCACCATGGGCGACCAATTCGATACGCAACATGACCTGGGGGCATATCGCGGGGATGTGGTGGTGATGATCTACGGCGATCGGGCCTCGAGCGACGCGAACAAGACGCTCGGCGAACTGCTGCATGTGCAATTCCACCCGCAAGCCAAGGGATTGCCCCCCGCCCAAGCGCAGAAAGCGCCCCCGGCCCCGCTGCCCGGCTTGGCCCCCGAACAGCGCTCGCCGAATGTGCATGTGCTGCCCGTGGCGGTCATTGGCAAGGTACCCAATGTGGTCAAGGGCGTCATTCGCAGCCAGTTCAAGCGCGGCGCGAGCGAAGTCCCGGTTTGGTTGGACTTCGAAGATCGCATGAAAACGACCTTCGGCATGACTTCCGAAGTGCCCAATGTCGTGATTCTCGATTCGCAAGGTCGGCTACGGTATCGGTTGGCCGGTGAAGTGAATCAGCAACACTATCAACGATTGACACAAGTGATCGATCAATTGCGGAAGGAAGCCGCAGGCGTCGCCCAATAA
- a CDS encoding DUF1501 domain-containing protein — MSTNRRDFLKTASLLGWGATVPTFLGKTAQAAPNAAKPGAKDTILVVVQLTGGNDGLNTVIPFTDPTYKKLRPTLAIPADQVRKLNDSIGLHPRMNGFADLHEDSKLCVVQGVGYPNPSQSHFRSMDIWHAASTAETLTEGWLGKSLKTLKSPSFHLAAGNESAPLALSGAPARVPSITSLEDFQLKTGGSSGVDAQAQRKLIESAAAMPTGQGNLLDFVQRTATSTYDSSKRLQEIGKNYVPKVTYPGTALAARLRLAAQLISADVGARIFYVSMDGFDTHASQAASHGNLLATFSDAISAFYRDVAAHGHGDRVMVMTFSEFGRRAGENGSEGTDHGSGAPMFLVGNRVQAGLVNAHPDLTKLDDGNLRHSMDFRQVYASVLEQWLGVPSEPILGGKFAPAAVLTRS, encoded by the coding sequence ATGTCCACGAATCGCCGTGACTTTCTGAAGACCGCCAGCCTGCTGGGTTGGGGTGCCACCGTTCCGACTTTCCTGGGCAAGACCGCTCAGGCCGCGCCGAACGCCGCCAAGCCCGGTGCCAAAGATACCATTCTGGTGGTGGTGCAACTCACCGGGGGTAATGACGGGTTGAATACGGTCATCCCGTTCACCGACCCCACGTACAAAAAACTGCGTCCCACCCTAGCGATTCCCGCCGATCAGGTGCGCAAACTGAATGATAGCATCGGGTTGCATCCGCGAATGAATGGCTTCGCGGATCTGCACGAAGATTCGAAGCTGTGCGTGGTGCAAGGGGTGGGCTATCCCAATCCCAGTCAATCGCACTTCCGTTCGATGGATATTTGGCACGCCGCCAGCACCGCCGAAACGCTGACGGAAGGCTGGTTGGGCAAGTCGCTCAAGACGCTCAAGTCGCCGAGTTTCCACTTGGCCGCGGGCAACGAATCGGCCCCGCTCGCGCTCAGCGGAGCGCCCGCACGTGTGCCGTCGATTACCTCGTTGGAAGATTTCCAACTGAAGACCGGCGGCTCATCGGGTGTCGATGCGCAAGCACAACGCAAGCTGATCGAATCCGCCGCAGCGATGCCGACCGGCCAGGGGAACCTGCTCGACTTTGTGCAGCGCACGGCCACCAGCACCTACGACAGCAGCAAGCGCTTGCAGGAAATTGGCAAAAATTATGTGCCGAAGGTCACCTATCCGGGGACGGCCTTGGCCGCGCGGCTGCGGTTGGCAGCGCAGTTGATTTCGGCGGATGTCGGGGCGCGGATTTTCTACGTCTCCATGGACGGCTTCGACACGCACGCCAGCCAAGCGGCCTCGCACGGGAATCTGCTCGCCACCTTCAGCGATGCCATCAGCGCGTTCTACCGCGATGTCGCCGCCCATGGCCATGGCGATCGGGTGATGGTGATGACCTTCTCCGAATTCGGACGCCGAGCGGGGGAAAACGGCAGCGAAGGGACCGATCACGGCTCCGGGGCACCGATGTTCCTGGTCGGCAATCGCGTCCAAGCGGGTCTGGTCAACGCGCATCCCGACTTGACGAAACTGGACGATGGCAACCTGCGGCATAGCATGGACTTCCGACAGGTGTATGCCAGCGTGTTGGAGCAATGGCTGGGCGTGCCGAGTGAGCCGATTCTGGGTGGCAAGTTTGCACCCGCTGCCGTGCTGACTCGCAGCTAA
- a CDS encoding ArnT family glycosyltransferase — translation MPAAVPVSEMPQRLWDWWPFLWNRVLFPSSAPRPDAVGQQIRRWSLLVLLILPAIILYPTRSYLLLEPDEGRYAQIGREMVSSGDWVVPTLQGQPYLDKPPLFYWGVSLAYRLFGISDASARLVPALAVHLTILLVYLIGRRSLGERSAFWAALLLTISPGFIVMGRLLILDGLLTCCLTAMLLCMLEAIRTPMFRTGWWVAAAVACGLGVLTKGPIALIVLVVPTVVYRFLSRDVAPVRRTAIAGFLAIVAAINLPWYTAIGLREPIFLKYFLWDHNVLRFLSPFDHLQPVWYYLPIVLGGLMPATVLLWPLVRFLGNSAPDVVAKRLPELGFFLLTGCWIVFFFSCSGSKLPTYVLPAFPMLFLVLGHLIAQTSWQTARLTRFGVAASTTVLLAGVYFGLPWYAQQRSPVGRPELILPYVNDPQNAVVCFPRNCDSVAFYTGRDDLKSIRSKFTQTLVEDMLTRHQTVVLFTHRHSLNSLREILPPMLKIKQTISLEHENPNALQRLVGKTPWGLCDLAIVENTAPPREAQAQAPRPKDRYSD, via the coding sequence ATGCCCGCCGCTGTACCCGTCTCCGAGATGCCGCAACGATTGTGGGATTGGTGGCCGTTTTTGTGGAACCGGGTGCTCTTCCCCAGTTCCGCCCCCCGCCCCGACGCGGTCGGCCAGCAGATTCGCCGCTGGTCGCTGCTGGTGCTGCTGATTCTGCCCGCAATCATTCTGTACCCCACCCGATCATACTTGCTGCTGGAGCCGGACGAAGGCCGCTACGCGCAGATCGGCCGCGAGATGGTCAGCAGTGGCGATTGGGTGGTGCCGACACTTCAGGGGCAGCCATATTTGGATAAGCCGCCGCTATTTTATTGGGGCGTCAGCTTGGCGTATCGGCTGTTTGGCATTAGCGATGCTTCGGCTCGGCTGGTGCCTGCACTGGCGGTGCATCTGACGATTCTACTGGTGTACCTGATTGGCCGACGCAGTCTGGGCGAACGCTCCGCATTTTGGGCGGCGCTGCTGCTGACCATCTCGCCGGGATTTATCGTCATGGGTCGGCTGCTGATTCTGGATGGCCTGCTGACCTGCTGCCTGACGGCGATGCTGTTGTGCATGCTCGAAGCCATTCGCACGCCGATGTTTCGGACAGGCTGGTGGGTGGCGGCCGCGGTGGCCTGCGGGTTGGGTGTGCTGACCAAAGGCCCCATCGCGCTGATTGTGCTGGTGGTGCCCACGGTGGTGTATCGGTTTCTGTCGCGGGATGTCGCCCCGGTGCGACGCACCGCCATCGCGGGTTTCCTGGCAATTGTCGCCGCCATCAATCTGCCGTGGTACACCGCCATTGGCCTGCGCGAGCCGATCTTCCTGAAATACTTCCTGTGGGATCACAACGTCTTACGATTTTTGTCGCCGTTCGATCACCTGCAACCAGTGTGGTACTATCTGCCGATTGTGCTGGGCGGATTGATGCCCGCGACGGTGCTGTTGTGGCCGCTGGTGCGATTCCTGGGGAATTCGGCGCCGGATGTGGTGGCCAAACGACTGCCGGAATTGGGTTTCTTCCTGCTGACGGGGTGCTGGATTGTCTTCTTCTTTTCGTGCTCCGGAAGCAAGTTGCCGACGTATGTGCTGCCGGCCTTCCCGATGCTGTTTCTGGTGTTGGGGCATCTGATCGCTCAAACGTCGTGGCAAACCGCACGACTGACGCGCTTTGGCGTGGCGGCCTCGACGACGGTGCTGCTGGCGGGTGTCTATTTCGGGCTGCCGTGGTACGCGCAACAGCGCTCCCCGGTCGGTCGGCCGGAATTGATTCTGCCGTATGTCAACGATCCGCAAAATGCCGTGGTTTGCTTCCCGCGAAATTGTGATTCGGTGGCGTTCTACACCGGCCGCGACGATCTCAAATCGATTCGCAGCAAATTCACACAAACGCTGGTGGAAGACATGCTGACTCGGCATCAGACGGTGGTGCTGTTCACGCATCGCCACTCGCTGAATTCTCTGCGAGAGATTCTGCCGCCGATGCTGAAAATCAAGCAGACAATCTCGCTGGAACATGAGAACCCCAACGCGCTGCAACGCTTGGTGGGCAAGACGCCGTGGGGATTGTGCGATCTGGCGATTGTGGAAAACACCGCCCCGCCGCGCGAAGCGCAGGCGCAAGCCCCGCGTCCGAAAGATCGCTATTCGGATTGA
- a CDS encoding DUF1800 domain-containing protein: MANRLDIRTAWEAYRPSASNPWDLRKAGHLYRRAAFGGTWNELQSALSDGPEKTIERLLDGGPDTAKFESSTLDLSKPIRQGADPQLAAAWWLYRMLYTPHPLAEKMTLFWHNHFATSQAKVQSLRHMLGQYDLLHRHALGSFGPMLQAISKDPAMLIWLDTVDSKVGKPNENYARELMELFSLGIGNYTEKDIREAAKAFTGWGVANNAYAFVAADHDNTVKNVLGKSGNFNGEDIVEICLDQPACARFLVTKLYRYFINESAPIPPGLLEPLAEQFRRSKYDIRQLVGTMLRSNCFFAAENYRARIKSPVDFALGILRGLEGRVGTTGLADAIESLGQVLFQPPSVKGWDGGTTWLNGQTLLFRQNLALAMTSTEDTRFGRRCDPSQLVRKHAKSSDTEIVDFLLDLFLQGDVPPESRQQLLGYLANATKQKPPVYWTQDDVASHRIRAVCHLVLALPVFQLD, encoded by the coding sequence ATGGCGAATCGTCTGGACATCCGCACCGCCTGGGAAGCGTACCGCCCCAGCGCCAGCAACCCCTGGGATCTCCGCAAGGCCGGGCACCTGTACCGCCGGGCCGCATTCGGGGGCACCTGGAACGAATTGCAATCCGCCCTGAGCGACGGCCCCGAAAAAACCATCGAGAGACTGCTCGATGGTGGGCCGGATACCGCCAAATTCGAATCGTCGACCTTGGATTTGTCCAAGCCGATTCGCCAAGGGGCCGATCCCCAGTTGGCCGCCGCCTGGTGGCTGTATCGCATGCTGTATACGCCGCATCCGTTGGCCGAAAAGATGACGCTTTTCTGGCACAACCACTTTGCGACCAGCCAGGCGAAAGTGCAATCGCTGCGGCACATGCTCGGCCAATACGATCTGCTCCATCGCCATGCGCTGGGGTCGTTCGGGCCGATGCTGCAAGCGATCTCCAAAGATCCGGCCATGCTCATCTGGTTGGACACGGTCGATTCCAAAGTCGGCAAGCCGAATGAAAATTATGCCCGCGAATTGATGGAATTGTTCAGCCTGGGCATCGGCAACTACACGGAAAAGGACATCCGCGAGGCCGCCAAGGCGTTCACCGGCTGGGGCGTGGCCAACAATGCCTATGCCTTTGTCGCCGCCGATCACGACAACACCGTCAAGAATGTGCTGGGCAAATCGGGCAACTTCAACGGCGAAGACATCGTCGAAATCTGCCTGGATCAGCCGGCGTGCGCTCGATTCCTGGTGACGAAGTTGTATCGATACTTCATCAACGAATCGGCACCGATTCCGCCGGGATTGTTGGAGCCGTTGGCCGAGCAATTCCGCCGCAGCAAGTATGACATTCGCCAACTCGTTGGCACGATGTTACGCTCGAATTGCTTCTTCGCAGCGGAAAATTATCGCGCCCGCATCAAATCGCCGGTCGATTTCGCACTCGGGATTCTTCGCGGACTCGAAGGCCGGGTCGGCACCACCGGATTGGCCGATGCCATCGAATCACTCGGCCAAGTGCTATTCCAACCGCCCAGCGTCAAAGGCTGGGACGGCGGCACCACCTGGCTCAACGGCCAAACGCTGCTGTTCCGGCAGAATTTGGCGCTGGCCATGACGTCCACCGAAGATACGCGGTTTGGCCGACGCTGCGATCCATCGCAACTCGTCCGCAAACATGCGAAATCGTCGGATACCGAAATTGTCGATTTCCTGTTGGATCTGTTCCTGCAAGGGGACGTTCCGCCGGAATCGCGGCAACAACTGCTGGGCTACTTGGCCAACGCCACCAAGCAGAAGCCGCCGGTCTACTGGACCCAAGACGATGTCGCGTCGCATCGCATTCGTGCGGTATGCCACCTGGTGTTGGCATTGCCGGTCTTCCAACTCGATTGA
- a CDS encoding CoxG family protein, producing the protein MLQFSGERRVMADLADVYAKLGDASFVVGSLPGGDQPLSASAESATWKLKPPVSFVQGLFETILQVVERSEGRMIRTEMRTSGMGAKATVASRIELDAHPEGGTRIRWQSTVTSLEGLLKMVPKSAIQRNATPMMEQSWDDLERRLAQ; encoded by the coding sequence ATGTTACAATTCTCGGGCGAACGCCGCGTGATGGCCGATCTAGCGGATGTCTATGCCAAATTAGGAGATGCGTCGTTTGTCGTTGGCTCACTCCCAGGCGGTGATCAACCGCTGAGCGCATCCGCCGAGTCCGCCACCTGGAAACTCAAGCCCCCCGTCTCATTCGTGCAGGGATTATTTGAGACCATCTTGCAAGTGGTCGAACGCAGCGAAGGTCGAATGATTCGCACGGAAATGCGCACCTCCGGCATGGGGGCCAAGGCCACCGTCGCCAGCCGAATCGAGTTGGATGCGCACCCCGAAGGCGGCACGCGAATCCGCTGGCAATCGACGGTAACATCCCTGGAAGGCTTGCTGAAAATGGTGCCCAAATCTGCCATTCAACGCAACGCAACTCCCATGATGGAGCAGAGTTGGGACGATCTGGAACGCCGATTGGCCCAGTGA
- a CDS encoding metallophosphoesterase family protein, which produces MTAVSRRHFGRMLGGLAAGWTLTRPLWPTTCGPRLIAAPESPRREPISLGLIADLHQDIMHDAPARLDAFLSAMADAKPDALLQLGDFAVPAAKNRPLIQRFNQAHANAWHVIGNHDTDGGYRIPELLDAWQMPKRFYAVDLKGIRLLILDGNDRPPNHRAGYPAHIGPEQQEWLRAELRKATTPILLVSHQPLAGHAAVDNAAEIRAILKPHAGKILLAINGHTHLDALVEVDGIPYWHVNSASYFWVGSPYQHNSYDAAIHKQHRWIASTCPYRDALYSRLTIDLDAGTLTIHARSSEWVGDSPAKLGVPKVDGGREREPIAPQIRARKLQTAPRLQ; this is translated from the coding sequence ATGACTGCTGTTTCCCGACGACACTTCGGGCGAATGCTCGGCGGTTTGGCCGCCGGGTGGACGCTCACCCGTCCGCTGTGGCCCACCACCTGCGGCCCGCGACTCATCGCGGCTCCCGAATCCCCGCGCCGGGAGCCGATTTCGCTTGGCTTGATTGCGGATCTCCACCAGGACATCATGCACGATGCCCCCGCGCGGCTGGATGCGTTTCTGTCCGCCATGGCCGATGCCAAGCCCGATGCGCTGCTGCAACTGGGCGATTTCGCCGTCCCCGCCGCCAAGAATCGCCCGCTGATCCAACGATTCAATCAAGCCCATGCGAATGCTTGGCATGTAATCGGCAATCACGACACCGATGGCGGGTATCGCATTCCGGAACTGCTGGATGCCTGGCAGATGCCAAAGCGGTTTTATGCCGTCGATCTGAAGGGGATTCGACTGCTGATTCTGGATGGCAATGATCGCCCGCCCAATCACCGCGCGGGATACCCGGCCCACATCGGCCCCGAACAGCAAGAGTGGCTGCGTGCCGAACTCCGGAAAGCGACCACACCGATTCTGCTGGTCAGCCACCAACCGCTGGCCGGTCACGCGGCCGTGGACAACGCCGCCGAGATTCGCGCCATTCTGAAGCCACACGCGGGCAAAATTCTGCTGGCAATCAACGGCCATACCCATTTGGATGCCCTGGTCGAAGTCGATGGCATTCCGTACTGGCATGTCAATTCCGCGTCGTATTTTTGGGTCGGAAGTCCATATCAACACAATAGTTACGATGCCGCCATTCACAAGCAGCACCGTTGGATTGCCTCGACGTGCCCGTATCGGGATGCGCTCTATTCGCGGCTGACGATTGACCTGGATGCGGGGACGCTGACCATTCACGCACGCTCAAGCGAATGGGTGGGCGATTCCCCGGCCAAACTCGGCGTGCCGAAAGTCGATGGCGGCCGCGAGCGCGAGCCGATCGCCCCGCAGATCCGCGCCCGCAAGTTGCAGACCGCACCCCGATTGCAGTAA
- a CDS encoding cystathionine gamma-lyase has translation MRDATRVVRAGMPPAEQGEPFHPGPVFAAKFHLAGDPGQVSYSYGRMHNPTWTHFEEALAELEGGPSRVFASGMAAVSAVLGSVLRPGDVLVIPDDGYFTARLLMDGYFTEMGIVIRRAPTTGNAQAALLDGAKLLWIETPSNPGLDVCELSTLIAAAQAKGVLTAVDNTTATVLGQKPLHFGADFSVSSDTKALTGHSDLVMGHVAVRETRWLNAITQWRTRIGAIPGPMEVWLAHRSLATLDVRMERIQANALAIARYLKTRDDVTNVRYPGLPDDPAYPIASRQMTHFGPIVCFELPNKSTAERFFAASKLVAEATSFGGVHTSGERRARWGGDAISEGYIRLSLGIEHADDLIADLEQALNACRE, from the coding sequence ATGCGTGATGCCACTCGGGTGGTGCGAGCCGGAATGCCCCCCGCCGAACAGGGCGAACCGTTTCACCCCGGCCCGGTCTTCGCTGCCAAGTTTCATCTGGCCGGCGATCCGGGCCAAGTGTCCTATTCGTACGGTCGCATGCACAATCCTACCTGGACGCACTTCGAGGAAGCACTGGCCGAACTCGAAGGCGGCCCCAGTCGCGTCTTTGCTTCGGGAATGGCCGCCGTCAGCGCGGTGCTTGGCAGCGTTCTGCGCCCCGGCGATGTGCTGGTGATTCCCGACGATGGCTACTTCACCGCTCGACTGCTCATGGATGGCTATTTCACGGAAATGGGCATTGTCATCCGCCGCGCTCCCACCACCGGAAATGCCCAGGCAGCACTGCTCGATGGGGCGAAACTGCTCTGGATCGAAACGCCGAGCAATCCCGGCCTAGATGTCTGCGAATTGTCGACACTCATTGCCGCCGCGCAGGCCAAAGGCGTGCTGACCGCCGTGGACAACACCACCGCCACCGTTTTGGGCCAAAAGCCGCTCCACTTCGGGGCCGATTTTTCGGTTTCTTCCGACACCAAAGCGCTCACCGGGCATAGCGATCTGGTCATGGGCCATGTCGCGGTGCGCGAAACCCGTTGGCTAAACGCCATCACCCAATGGCGGACGCGCATCGGAGCCATCCCCGGCCCGATGGAAGTTTGGCTGGCCCATCGCTCGCTTGCCACCTTGGATGTCCGCATGGAGCGCATCCAGGCGAACGCTTTGGCAATCGCTCGGTATCTGAAGACTCGCGACGATGTCACGAATGTGCGCTATCCCGGCTTGCCCGACGATCCGGCATACCCCATCGCCAGCCGACAAATGACGCACTTTGGGCCGATCGTCTGCTTCGAGTTGCCGAACAAGAGCACCGCCGAGCGCTTCTTCGCGGCCAGCAAACTCGTGGCCGAGGCGACCAGCTTTGGCGGTGTCCACACATCCGGCGAGCGACGCGCACGCTGGGGCGGCGATGCGATTTCCGAAGGATATATCCGACTCAGTCTGGGCATCGAACATGCCGACGATTTGATTGCCGATTTGGAGCAGGCATTGAACGCCTGCCGTGAATGA
- a CDS encoding ABC transporter ATP-binding protein, translating into MMPPVLTLESVSIRYGDRLAVDGLSLELPRGEMFGLLGPNGSGKSSTLGAIAGCRIPSSGTIRLAGIAHSEQPTEYARQLGFVPQELAIYDELTVKQNLRFFGDLFDLSGLELRQRTDHLLDRLRLLDCLHRPVRHLSGGMQRRVNLAVALLHQPALLLLDEPTVALDPESRECLFGILADLRNEGQTVLLTTHLLDEAERWCDRIGILQQGRLVAEGSPAQLAQQMPERVLVASLPERPAPWVEKSVRHLLPAGSHLEITGNRVRLVAESSGDLGRALALLLKHGFALDRIQSPGLSLEEWPAVRERPALESASAGEIVCDAA; encoded by the coding sequence ATGATGCCACCTGTTCTGACGCTGGAATCCGTCAGCATTCGCTATGGCGATCGCTTGGCGGTCGATGGCTTGTCGCTGGAGTTACCGCGCGGCGAAATGTTCGGCCTGCTCGGTCCGAATGGATCGGGCAAATCATCCACGCTGGGCGCAATCGCGGGCTGCCGGATTCCATCCAGCGGAACCATCCGACTTGCCGGAATTGCACACTCCGAACAGCCCACCGAATACGCCCGTCAACTCGGATTCGTACCCCAAGAATTGGCGATTTACGACGAGTTGACCGTGAAGCAGAATCTTCGCTTCTTCGGCGACTTGTTCGATCTTTCGGGCCTGGAACTCCGCCAGCGCACCGATCATCTGCTGGATCGGCTTCGATTGCTGGATTGTCTGCATCGTCCGGTTCGGCACCTCTCGGGTGGGATGCAGCGACGGGTGAATTTGGCGGTGGCACTGCTGCATCAGCCGGCGTTGTTACTGCTGGATGAGCCGACGGTTGCGCTCGATCCGGAGAGCCGCGAATGTCTGTTCGGCATCCTCGCCGATCTCCGCAATGAGGGGCAGACCGTCTTATTAACGACCCACCTGCTCGATGAAGCGGAGCGCTGGTGCGATCGCATCGGCATCTTGCAGCAAGGGCGCTTGGTGGCGGAAGGATCGCCCGCGCAGTTGGCCCAACAAATGCCGGAACGGGTTTTGGTGGCATCACTCCCGGAACGGCCCGCGCCATGGGTCGAAAAGTCGGTTCGCCATTTGTTGCCGGCGGGGTCGCATCTGGAAATCACCGGCAATCGAGTGCGATTGGTGGCGGAATCGTCCGGCGATTTGGGCCGGGCATTGGCATTGCTGCTCAAACATGGCTTTGCCTTGGACCGGATTCAATCACCGGGATTATCGTTGGAAGAATGGCCTGCGGTCCGCGAGCGACCGGCGTTGGAATCGGCGTCGGCCGGGGAGATTGTATGCGACGCGGCGTAA
- a CDS encoding ABC transporter permease yields MRRGVNRLASLVWKDWLLFFADRRAAILCFAVPVILASAFGLIFDRSAARSAATRLPVAIVADERHPANDAILAALLESPRLDASTQSYADAMDAVERRQVSVAIILPRGTDSVSDPRKPEFELVHHPQAGLESQWAEGVLTEVLMRRAAKEWLGPLAGTLDGKLDRGMPFAITRRTPKPQIGRAFDAYGHSFAGMTLQYLLFWGMESGLMFLRERQSGLWRRLRTMPISLGMLLLGRTIATAGIALLQVLITFAVGWLLFGVQVTGSWTAFAALALCISVLSAATGLLVASLGGTESRARSVSILVILSVSMLGGLWLPSFLLPDWVRQLALSLPTTWAMNAFELLLRNGQGWWAVLPALGMILAFTIAFAAVAVARFHQIEQRQRRGWVPG; encoded by the coding sequence ATGCGACGCGGCGTAAATCGTTTGGCCAGCTTGGTTTGGAAAGATTGGCTGCTGTTCTTCGCAGATCGGCGGGCAGCGATTTTATGCTTTGCGGTGCCCGTGATTTTGGCGTCGGCATTTGGGCTGATTTTCGATCGCTCGGCAGCCCGCTCCGCAGCCACTCGGCTACCTGTGGCGATTGTCGCCGACGAGCGGCACCCGGCGAATGATGCCATTCTCGCCGCATTGTTGGAATCTCCTCGACTGGACGCTTCCACACAATCGTATGCCGATGCGATGGATGCGGTCGAACGGCGGCAAGTCAGTGTCGCCATCATTTTGCCGCGTGGAACGGACTCGGTTTCCGATCCCCGCAAACCCGAATTCGAATTAGTCCATCACCCGCAGGCAGGGTTGGAAAGTCAATGGGCCGAAGGAGTTCTGACGGAAGTGCTGATGCGCCGGGCGGCCAAAGAATGGCTGGGGCCGTTGGCGGGGACGCTCGATGGCAAGCTCGATCGCGGCATGCCGTTCGCCATCACCCGCCGCACGCCCAAGCCACAGATTGGCCGCGCCTTTGATGCGTATGGTCACAGCTTCGCCGGAATGACGCTGCAATATCTGCTGTTCTGGGGCATGGAAAGCGGGCTGATGTTTCTGCGCGAGCGGCAAAGCGGCTTGTGGCGACGACTGCGAACCATGCCGATTTCGCTGGGCATGCTGCTCTTGGGCCGCACCATCGCCACGGCGGGCATCGCGCTTCTGCAAGTGCTGATTACCTTTGCGGTGGGGTGGCTGCTGTTCGGCGTGCAGGTGACGGGTTCGTGGACGGCGTTTGCTGCACTCGCGCTGTGCATCAGCGTGCTGTCGGCGGCAACGGGACTGCTGGTCGCCTCGCTGGGTGGCACGGAATCGCGGGCGCGCAGTGTCAGCATTCTGGTAATTCTGAGTGTGTCAATGCTCGGCGGATTGTGGCTGCCGTCATTTTTGCTGCCAGATTGGGTGCGCCAGTTGGCCTTGAGTTTACCCACGACTTGGGCCATGAACGCATTCGAATTGCTGCTTCGCAATGGTCAAGGTTGGTGGGCCGTGCTTCCGGCCCTGGGAATGATTCTTGCATTTACGATCGCGTTCGCTGCGGTGGCCGTGGCACGATTCCACCAGATTGAACAGCGTCAACGACGCGGATGGGTACCCGGATGA